The segment GAATCAAAACAAACTGAAGTGATGGCCAGATTGGTCGACCCGATCACTTCAAGCAGTCCTGCTTTATAGAGTATGTCTTTTAATAATTTCATAAAAGCCTCAGCCAAACCCTCTCCGAGGGAAAGGATTTTATTATTTTATGTTAATTCGAGTTCTATTGTTGTTCCTTTTGTAAATCGCGTTCCTGCTTCCAATGATTGTTTCGTGATAACACCGCTGCCCCTGAGTTTTACATGGAAGCCATTGTTCTCGAGAATGAACAAAGCATCCTGTGCCACCATACCTATCATGTTGGGAACAATATTCTTTTTGAGATCAAGCTCTACTTTTGATAATGAAAGGGTCAATGCTGTTGAATCGTTCATCTGTATGCTGGCCCAGCGGGCATCAACAGGTCCCGCGTCGGTCTTTACATTCAGATCTGTAAGAACCTTTTGTATATCCTTTAACGATCCCGCTTTTGAGGCAGGCGCTTTCAGGGCAAACTCCGGCTGTACGGCATTGATCTCTTTGTGTATTTCAAGGCTTGTGGAGTATACTTTATCGGCGATATCTTTAAACACAGGACCAGCCACCTGTGCACCGTAGTATTCCCCGGTTGAAGGAGCGCTGACAACAACTATGCAGGAATACTTAGGATTGTCGGCTGGAAAATATCCTACGAATGAAGCCTGGTATGTCGCTTTCTTATCCCGATCCTTGTATGAACCATTAACCAGAATCTGAGCAGTACCCGTTTTACCCGCGATCTGGAAAGTTGAATTCTTTAGTGTCTTGCCTGTACCATTCAGCACAACGCCTTCCATCATTTTCCTGGCCATCTCAATTGTTTTCTTTGAACAGATAGGTGGAACACCAATTGTTTCCGATTCAAATTGTTTTATGAGCTTGCCCTTTTTTCTAATCTCTTCCACAAACTGCGGACGAACCATAACACCATTGTTCGCCACAGCATTATAGAATGAAAGTATTTGCATGGGGGTAAACAATAACTCATACCCATAGGCCATTTGAGGCAATGTGACACCCGACCAATCTTTGTCTTTTGTTGTTTTAACACGTGGCCTGGCTTCTCCCGGTATAGCTAAACCCAATGGAGAATTAAGATTGAATTTGCAAAGACGGTCAACAAACTTCTGAGGATCCTTTGCATAATAGCGGTAAATAATTTTCGCCACACCAACATTCGATGATTGTTCAAACACTTCTTCCACTGTCATTTTCGATTTTTCGGGACGGTGAGAGTCCCTTACTGGCACGTCAAAAAATTTACAGGTACCGTTGCCGACATCTACCGTATCATCCAAATCAATGTATCCGTCTTCCATAGCGGCCATCAATGAAGCCAGTTTAAATGTTGAGCCGGGATCGGTGGCTGAACCAATGGCGTAATTGTAATTCTCAACGTATTCACCCGAATCTCTTCGTGCAAGGTTGGCGATAGCTTTAATGGCACCTGTTTTCACTTCCATCAAAATGGCGCAACCATGATCCGCATTGTTCTTTGCCAACTGCTTCAACAAGGAATGTTCTGCCACATCCTGTATGTTAATATCAATCGTTGAGATCACATCGCTGCCGTCTTCAGGCTCTACCTCATTCTCATCATTCAATGGCATCCAAACGCCGCCCGCTATTTTTTGCATCAGGCGCTTACCGCTTGTACCTTTCAGAAATTGATTGAAAGCGCCTTCCAAACCAATCGGCTTTACATCTTCGCGTTCATAACCAATAGTGCGCGAGGCAAGAATCTGGAACGGACGTTCCCTTCTGCTTGTCTGAAGCACCACAAAGCCTCCCTTGTTCTTTCCCAAACGGAACAATGGGAATTTTTTGATCAGCTGAAGTTGTTTATAAGAAACTTCCTTTGCCAGCTGCACATAACGATCGCCAGAGGTCCGCGCCGTTTTCAGATCCCGGTAATATTCTCTTCTTGATCTCTGCTTCAGCAGGCCGGATAGTTCAAGCGCAAGTGAATCCGAGTGTTTATTAAATTCGGCTGCAGGTAAATTCCGGAGGAATTCGGTATTTACATCAATACCGATCTCATAGTAAGGCAATGACGTGGCCAGCAAATTCTGGTTCACATCATATATATTTCCTCGGGAAGCATTTACAACAAACTCCTGGGTAGTAAGGGTTTTGGCTTTTGCCCGCCATACATCCCCCTCTTTGAACTGAATGAGAGCAACCTTGGTAATTATGGAGACACCGAAGAGGCATATGCATACATATACTAGTATTACACGCCACATTATGTCTTTTTTAATGTCCAAGTCTATTCTGAATGTGTTGGTGGTTTATTTGTTTGTACTGTTATTTTTTTTGGCGGAACAACCGATTCTTTTAATCCCATCGCAAGAGCCGCCTTTGCCACTTCCGATTGCTTGCTGATAAACATCAGGTCTGATTTTGTGATGATATACTCAGAACGCAGCTCTTTCAATTCATCCGTTAATTTGT is part of the Bacteroidota bacterium genome and harbors:
- a CDS encoding transpeptidase family protein, whose translation is MWRVILVYVCICLFGVSIITKVALIQFKEGDVWRAKAKTLTTQEFVVNASRGNIYDVNQNLLATSLPYYEIGIDVNTEFLRNLPAAEFNKHSDSLALELSGLLKQRSRREYYRDLKTARTSGDRYVQLAKEVSYKQLQLIKKFPLFRLGKNKGGFVVLQTSRRERPFQILASRTIGYEREDVKPIGLEGAFNQFLKGTSGKRLMQKIAGGVWMPLNDENEVEPEDGSDVISTIDINIQDVAEHSLLKQLAKNNADHGCAILMEVKTGAIKAIANLARRDSGEYVENYNYAIGSATDPGSTFKLASLMAAMEDGYIDLDDTVDVGNGTCKFFDVPVRDSHRPEKSKMTVEEVFEQSSNVGVAKIIYRYYAKDPQKFVDRLCKFNLNSPLGLAIPGEARPRVKTTKDKDWSGVTLPQMAYGYELLFTPMQILSFYNAVANNGVMVRPQFVEEIRKKGKLIKQFESETIGVPPICSKKTIEMARKMMEGVVLNGTGKTLKNSTFQIAGKTGTAQILVNGSYKDRDKKATYQASFVGYFPADNPKYSCIVVVSAPSTGEYYGAQVAGPVFKDIADKVYSTSLEIHKEINAVQPEFALKAPASKAGSLKDIQKVLTDLNVKTDAGPVDARWASIQMNDSTALTLSLSKVELDLKKNIVPNMIGMVAQDALFILENNGFHVKLRGSGVITKQSLEAGTRFTKGTTIELELT